Sequence from the Halobaculum rubrum genome:
TCGTCCCGGTGTTGCCGGTCAGCGCCGTGACGACGTCGACCCGGTCGAGGCCGGCCTGTTCGAGGATGCTGGGGCGTGTCGCGTCGCCCTCGATGATGGTGGCGACGTACTCGTCGGAGAGTTCGTCCACGAGGTCGGGGTCCTGCTCGATGACGACGATGTCGTGACCCCGATCGTCCAGCAGCTGGGCCACGTATGAACCGACGCGGCCGCCGCCGACGACGAGGACGCGAAGTGGTCCTGCCATACCTCACCCGTCCCGCTCGTCCGTGTTAGGCGCGTCGGCTGCGCCGTCCCTCGTCGCGCTCGCGTCGGCGTCGGCCGACCGCCCGCGGTACCGTTCCAGCGCGTAGTAGACGACGAGGCCGACGGCGATCCAGCCGGCGCTCAACGCGAGCGCGAGGCGGTCGGTACGGAGGAGGTACTCCACGAGCACCCCGGCCAGGATCGTGTTCAACGCGATCCCCAACAGCGGCGGGATCGGGTAGTAGGGGATCTCGTAGGGGCGCGCCATGTCGGGGCGGCGCCGGCGGAGCCGGATAACCGAGACGTTGACGACGATGAACGAGAGGAGGAAGAAGAGACTCGACATGTTGCCCGCGCTCGCAGTGGGAAGCGAGACGGACGCGAGCATCACGACCGCGCTGGCGAGGATGGCGACGAACGGCGTCCCGTAGCGGTGGTGGATGTCGCCGAAGGAGGGCAGCAGTTGCCCCTCCCGGCCCATCGAGAACGCCACGCGCGAGGAGGCGATGACGACGGCGTTCAGCGCCGTGATCGTGGAGAACACCGCGCCGAAGACGATGACTGCGCCGCCGTTGCGGATGACCGGCAGGTCCGTCGGCATGAACGAGGTGGCCGCGCGGGCGATCCCGGCCTCGCCCGCCTGGGCCAACCCCTCGGCACCGAGCGTCCCGACGGCGACGGTGACGACCGCGAGATAGACGAGAACCGTCGCCACGAGGCTGACGAAGATGGCCTTCGGGATGTTCTCGCGGGGGTTCTCGACCTCTTCGGTGACGGTCGTGATGAGGTCGTACCCCTCGAAGGCGATGAATGTCAGCCCCATCGCCGGGAGGATGCTCGCGGCCCCTCCCGCGTCGGGGAACAGCGGGTCGAAGTTCTGGAACGTGAAGCTCGTCTCCCCACCGCCGCCGGCCGACAGCAGCCCGAAGGCGACGAACACGACCAGGATGGACACTTTCACGATCGTGAAGACGGTCTCGACGCTTCCGCTGGCGGCCGTCGACACCGCGTTGACGAGGACGAGCAGGCCGACCGCGGTCATCGCGAGCGCGACCGCTGCGGGGATGTCGACGGGAACGACCGGGACCGCGATCGCGCTGACTGCCTCGGGCGGGGGGACGAACCCGTAGACGTGAAGCAGTTCCAGGAAGTTCGGGGCGAACCCCAGCGCGTACAGGCCGCCGGCGATCATGTACGCGAACCACAACATCCACCCCATCACGAACGACCCCACGTCGTCGAACACCTCCCGAACGAAGGCGTAGCCGCCCCCGGACTTCGGGATAGCCGCCGCGAGCTCGGCGTACGAGAGCCCAGTGAACGCGGTCACGACGCCGTTGAGTGTGAACACGAGCACAGCAGCGGGGCCGGATATCTCGGCAGCGAGACCTGTCAACACGAAGATCCCGGCACCGATCATCGCGCCCATGCCGATCATGGTCGCGTCGAGAAGCCCCAGTTCGGCCGCCGGCTGGCGGGTGCCTTCCCCGGACATGTATGTGCGTGCGAATTCGGAGGTAACGCGCAGCATAAAGTCCGGCGACTGCCGCGCGTCGGCGCGGCCGTCCGGACGCGGTCACCTCACCGCGCGTACAGCTTCGCGCCGAGCAACCCAGTCAGCCGCGAGCGGTCCGTCGGCGACACCGCGACGTAGGGACGCTCGACCGGGCCGAACACGTCGACGACGCGACCCGCCGTCGAAAGCGACTCGTCGACGACCTCGCTGCCGATGCGAGCCGGGTCGGTCCCCTCGGGGACGCGCACGACCGCGAGCCCCTGGGCCGTGCGGACCACCTCGCCGACGCGCTTCATGGGACCACCACGGCGCGGCGTCAGTCCCCGCGGATGACGCCGAGGTAGGCGCCAACCGCCTGTACGAGGTCGTTCTTGGCGGTCTCCTCGGTGCCCGTGACGATCACGCGCCCGCGGGGCTCGTACTCCCGGCTGTACGTCGTGTCCCGTTCGATCTTCGCGTCGTAGCCGACCTGCTGGACGGCCTGCGCGATCTCGTCGACCGTCGGCTCCGACACCGCGAGGTCCTCGGGGACGCGTCGCCCCGCGGCGCGGGTGAGCGCCGCGTCGAAGTACGCGGGGTAGAGGACGTTCTCGACCATACCGGAGGGGCGGCGCCCGCGCGGAAAAAGGGTGCTATCGGCGGACGGCGACCGCGGCCGCGACCGGCACGCTACTCCCGCTCGGCCTCGCGCCGCTCCCGCTCGCCCGTCCGGCGGTCACGCTCGACCCGGTCCTCCGCGTCCTCCAGCGACTCCGTCTCCAGGAGCCGGTCGAGCTTTCGCTCGAACTGCTCGTCGGTGAGTTCGCCGCGGGCGTAGCGGTCGCGGAGGGTCCCGAGGGCGTCACGCGTGTCGGGGTCGGCCGGCGGCTCCTCGGGGCGAGTGGTGGTCTCCCCGTCGACACCGTCGGGTCCCTCGACCCGCTTCGCCTCCTCGTTCCGCCACTCCTCGATGTCGTCCTCGTCGCCGAACAGCATCGCGGTGATCGGCACGACGACGACGTATCCGAACAGCAGCGCCGCGAGCCACCAGTCCTGGCCGGTGAACATGGCGGCGAGCCAGATCCCGGTGACGACGGTGCTCACGACGCCAGTGAGGTTCTCCCGGAGGCGTTCGGCGGGGCTCGCGCTCATGGAAGAGC
This genomic interval carries:
- a CDS encoding H/ACA ribonucleoprotein complex subunit GAR1, which encodes MKRVGEVVRTAQGLAVVRVPEGTDPARIGSEVVDESLSTAGRVVDVFGPVERPYVAVSPTDRSRLTGLLGAKLYAR
- the srp19 gene encoding signal recognition particle subunit SRP19; the encoded protein is MVENVLYPAYFDAALTRAAGRRVPEDLAVSEPTVDEIAQAVQQVGYDAKIERDTTYSREYEPRGRVIVTGTEETAKNDLVQAVGAYLGVIRGD
- a CDS encoding APC family permease; its protein translation is MSGEGTRQPAAELGLLDATMIGMGAMIGAGIFVLTGLAAEISGPAAVLVFTLNGVVTAFTGLSYAELAAAIPKSGGGYAFVREVFDDVGSFVMGWMLWFAYMIAGGLYALGFAPNFLELLHVYGFVPPPEAVSAIAVPVVPVDIPAAVALAMTAVGLLVLVNAVSTAASGSVETVFTIVKVSILVVFVAFGLLSAGGGGETSFTFQNFDPLFPDAGGAASILPAMGLTFIAFEGYDLITTVTEEVENPRENIPKAIFVSLVATVLVYLAVVTVAVGTLGAEGLAQAGEAGIARAATSFMPTDLPVIRNGGAVIVFGAVFSTITALNAVVIASSRVAFSMGREGQLLPSFGDIHHRYGTPFVAILASAVVMLASVSLPTASAGNMSSLFFLLSFIVVNVSVIRLRRRRPDMARPYEIPYYPIPPLLGIALNTILAGVLVEYLLRTDRLALALSAGWIAVGLVVYYALERYRGRSADADASATRDGAADAPNTDERDG
- a CDS encoding SHOCT domain-containing protein, producing the protein MSASPAERLRENLTGVVSTVVTGIWLAAMFTGQDWWLAALLFGYVVVVPITAMLFGDEDDIEEWRNEEAKRVEGPDGVDGETTTRPEEPPADPDTRDALGTLRDRYARGELTDEQFERKLDRLLETESLEDAEDRVERDRRTGERERREAERE